The following are encoded in a window of Phragmites australis chromosome 22, lpPhrAust1.1, whole genome shotgun sequence genomic DNA:
- the LOC133904597 gene encoding microtubule-destabilizing protein 60-like: protein MAAPARKAIRGVRRPFAPVVVSPSLSGNQVVRENAVDHERESSFARRVRRFGKCAGETEAAFLGVGGKAAMKCGTSSPVSTSVSKKPVEAAARTPRTASRRRMGSCSKKCSTPAAAVVTKAKAYDAPHAPLWDFPEERVKVRAKLSSLYDDADQGCQERRGGEASSRKRTIRSMAMEEAMAGLPEPGEGRVKYLVGTFERLLSLSGGGPEARSRGARRRRNNDATPTAMTASASSPAPQGAEEIEVPYPSVASSSEVSFPAIAGVFSRIRAARDQRRQRRCNSTGSSERSWSRKVTSVTTQRRPFNLRTEQRGREKEENFVQRMRKMQLEEERLRNPLTRGLPYTTDEPENPQKPPIKEPTEPIDLVLHSDVRAVGRAKFDHQVAERNSFMEEVKLAKERQQKMDEEIDIKQLRKEQVPRAHPMPDFTRPIVPKRSEKPQTIPREPRFHPRLMTHISKA, encoded by the exons ATGGCGGCTCCGGCGAGGAAGGCCATCAGAGGAGTGCGGCGGCCGTTTGCGCCGGTGGTGGTGTCACCGTCGCTGTCGGGGAATCAAGTGGTGCGGGAGAACGCGGTGGATCACGAGAGGGAGTCGTCGTTCGCGCGGCGGGTTCGGCGGTTCGGGAAGTGCGCCGGGGAGACGGAGGCGGCGTTTCTTGGCGTCGGCGGCAAGGCGGCCATGAAGTGCGGCACGTCTTCCCCTGTTTCTACTTCTGTTTCCAAGAAGCCAGTGGAGGCTGCGGCCAGGACGCCGAGGACGgcgagcaggaggaggatgggTTCTTGCTCCAAGAAGTGCTCGACTCCGGCGGCCGCGGTGGTGACGAAGGCGAAGGCGTACGACGCGCCGCACGCGCCGCTGTGGGACTTCCCCGAGGAGCGGGTCAAGGTGAGGGCCAAGCTCTCGTCCCTCTACGACGACGCGGACCAAGGCTGCCAAgaacggcgcggcggcgaggccTCCTCGAGGAAGAGGACGATAAGGAGCATGGCGATGGAGGAGGCCATGGCAGGCCTCCCGGAGCCGGGCGAGGGCCGCGTCAAGTACCTGGTGGGAACGTTCGAGAGGCTCCTCTCGCTGTCCGGCGGCGGTCCCGAGGCGCGGAGCAGaggcgcgaggaggaggaggaataaCGATGCGACGCCGACGGCGATGACGGCCTCGGCGTCGTCACCAGCGCCGCAGGGAGCCGAGGAGATCGAAGTGCCGTACCCCTCCGTCGCGTCATCGTCTGAGGTCTCCTTCCCCGCCATCGCCGGCGTC TTCAGCAGAATCAGAGCTGCACGAGACCAACGGCGGCAGAGGAGATGCAAC AGCACCGGCTCGTCGGAGAGGAGCTGGAGCAGGAAGGTGACAAGCGTGACGACCCAGCGTCGTCCTTTCAACCTTAGGACCGAG CAAAGAGGAagggagaaggaagagaatTTTGTTCAGAGAATGAGGAAGATGCAGCTAGAGGAGGAGAGGCTGCGCAATCCTCTCACGCGAGGCCTACCGTACACCACTGATGAACCAGAG AACCCGCAGAAACCTCCAATAAAAGAACCCACTGAGCCGATCGATCTTGTGCTTCATAGCGACGTCCGTGCGGTCGGTCGCGCCAAGTTTGATCACCAA GTCGCCGAGCGCAATAGCTTCATGGAGGAAGTGAAATTGGCAAAGGAAAGACAGCAAAAG ATGGATGAGGAGATTGATATCAAGCAGCTGAGGAAGGAACAGGTGCCAAGAGCACATCCAATGCCAGATTTTACCAGACCAATTGTGCCCAAAAG GTCAGAGAAACCTCAAACAATTCCCAGGGAGCCAAGATTTCATCCCAGATTGATGACGCACATCTCGAAGGCGTAA
- the LOC133904691 gene encoding polyadenylate-binding protein 7-like isoform X2, whose translation MAAPRGDYDEQDRRSRGTEVFVGGLPRSATEGTLREVFSPCGEIVDLRIMKDQNGMSKGYGFVRFAKREYANIAKRQKNGIELQGKRLAVDLSLDQDTLFFGNLCKEWSLEEFEDLIHKTFKDVVSVDLPMALNPSSSSKRHQNRGFAFVRFSSHAAAARVVRIGSRTDFLLGGILHPAINWAEKESHVDADEMAKIKTAFVGNLPENVNEDYLKKLFEQFGEVARVAISRKGQYPVGFIQFSSRPELDNAIEEMDGKTVRGPDRGPAFKIQVSVARPAAENDKKRTREEVKTRSSNLSRDRPDYSYGRYGHDSPDRRTKAPRPSNDVADITDPYESAVISLPSAVKELLLRILRLGIGTRYDIDIHCVKSLNDLPESSAVAILNQFLISGGDKRNKGDYFASLISKHQAETFGLAHSLHGAAYLPRNPEVQNKRFPHDDYDYMASGRYSPSGHYPSSYYVHDSPVSQTRIRRYAEERPAVVRYPEPRARQEEMASIRRYPEPILTHESRHNTGKHLDRRYIQEQSSSFDRSAEEAVLSRERRFVPAAGYNTDVGPEFCSRSSAEYSAERQQVRFDPFTGEPYKFDPFTGEPIRSEPNQRRSGSLY comes from the exons ATGGCGGCGCCGCGCGGCGACTACGACGAGCAAG ATCGCCGGTCGAGAGGCACCGAGGTGTTCGTCGGCGGGCTGCCGCGGTCGGCGACGGAGGGTACGCTTCGGGAG GTGTTTTCTCCTTGTGGAGAGATTGTTGACTTGCGAATAATGAAAGATCAGAATGGCATGTCAAAG GGATATGGTTTTGTGCGATTTGCAAAGAGGGAGTACGCTAATATTGCCAAAAGGCAAAAGAATGGTATAGAG CTTCAAGGAAAGAGGCTTGCTGTTGATCTTTCACTGGATCAAGATACACTCTTCTTTGGAAATCTTTGCAAAG AATGGAGtttagaagaatttgaggatttgATTCACAAG ACATTTAAAGATGTTGTTTCAGTTGACCTTCCAATGGCTTTGAACCCTAGTTCTTCAAGCAAAAGGCATCAAAATAGAGGCTTTGCATTTGTGCGATTTTCTTCTCATGCA GCTGCAGCACGAGTAGTCCGCATTGGTTCCAGAACAGATTTTCTGCTCGGTGGTATTTTGCATCCTGCAATAAATTGGGCCGAGAAGGAGTCTCATGTGGATGCTGATGAAATGGCCAAG ATTAAGACCGCTTTTGTTGGGAATCTACCAGAAAATGTTAATGAAGATTATTTGAAAAAGCTTTTTGAACAGTTTGGGGAG GTAGCACGTGTTGCTATCTCAAGAAAAGGACAATATCCGGTTGGATTTATTCAGTTCTCCAGTCGTCCA GAGCTTGACAATGCAATAGAAGAAATGGATGGTAAAACAGTGAGAGGACCTGATAGAGGACCAGCTTTCAAGATCCAG GTGTCAGTTGCTCGACCTGCAGCTGAAAACGATAAGAAGCGAACTCGTGAAGAAGTGAAAACTAGGAGCTCAAATTTATCAAGAGACAGGCCAGATTATTCTTATGGAAGATATGGGCATGATTCACCTGATCGTCGAACCAAAGCTCCAAGACCATCTAATGAT GTGGCTGATATCACTGACCCCTATGAATCAGCTGTTATTTCACTACCGTCAGCTGTCAAGGAACTCTTACTTCGTATTTTACGTCTTGGAATCGGTACTCGTTATGAT ATTGACATCCATTGCGTAAAGAGCCTCAATGATCTTCCTGAATCATCTGCTGTTGCCATCCTTAATCAG TTTTTGATATCAGGTGGAGATAAACGTAATAAAGGAGACTATTTTGCTTCATTAATTTCTAAG CACCAGGCCGAGACCTTTGGCTTAGCACACTCATTGCATGGTGCTGCTTATTTGCCCAGAAATCCTGAAGTACAGAACAAGCGATTCCCACATGATGACTATGATTACATGGCTTCCGG TAGATACAGCCCCTCAGGCCATTATCCTTCCTCCTATTATGTTCACGACTCACCAGTATCTCAGACAAGGATTAGAAGATATGCTGAAGAAAGACCCGCTGTTGTAAGATACCCAGAGCCAAGAGCACGACAAGAAGAAATGGCTAGCATCAGAAGATACCCAGAACCAATATTAACACATGAATCAAGACACAACACTGGAAAGCATCTAGATCGAAGATACATACAGGAACAGAGTTCAAGTTTTGATAGATCTGCCGAAGAAGCTGTTTTGTCTAGGGAAAGAAGATTTGTGCCTGCTGCAGGGTACAACACAGACGTAGGCCCAGAATTCTGCTCCAGGTCCTCTGCTGAATATTCTGCTGAACGGCAACAAGTAAGGTTTGATCCCTTCACAGGGGAGCCTTACAAGTTTGATCCCTTCACCGGGGAGCCCATCAGATCAGAACCAAACCAGCGGCGGTCAGGAAGCTTGTACTGA
- the LOC133904691 gene encoding polyadenylate-binding protein 7-like isoform X1 has product MAAPRGDYDEQDRRSRGTEVFVGGLPRSATEGTLREVFSPCGEIVDLRIMKDQNGMSKGYGFVRFAKREYANIAKRQKNGIELQGKRLAVDLSLDQDTLFFGNLCKEWSLEEFEDLIHKTFKDVVSVDLPMALNPSSSSKRHQNRGFAFVRFSSHAAAARVVRIGSRTDFLLGGILHPAINWAEKESHVDADEMAKIKTAFVGNLPENVNEDYLKKLFEQFGEVARVAISRKGQYPVGFIQFSSRPELDNAIEEMDGKTVRGPDRGPAFKIQVSVARPAAENDKKRTREEVKTRSSNLSRDRPDYSYGRYGHDSPDRRTKAPRPSNDVADITDPYESAVISLPSAVKELLLRILRLGIGTRYDIDIHCVKSLNDLPESSAVAILNQFLISGGDKRNKGDYFASLISKHQAETFGLAHSLHGAAYLPRNPEVQNKRFPHDDYDYMASGSSRYSPSGHYPSSYYVHDSPVSQTRIRRYAEERPAVVRYPEPRARQEEMASIRRYPEPILTHESRHNTGKHLDRRYIQEQSSSFDRSAEEAVLSRERRFVPAAGYNTDVGPEFCSRSSAEYSAERQQVRFDPFTGEPYKFDPFTGEPIRSEPNQRRSGSLY; this is encoded by the exons ATGGCGGCGCCGCGCGGCGACTACGACGAGCAAG ATCGCCGGTCGAGAGGCACCGAGGTGTTCGTCGGCGGGCTGCCGCGGTCGGCGACGGAGGGTACGCTTCGGGAG GTGTTTTCTCCTTGTGGAGAGATTGTTGACTTGCGAATAATGAAAGATCAGAATGGCATGTCAAAG GGATATGGTTTTGTGCGATTTGCAAAGAGGGAGTACGCTAATATTGCCAAAAGGCAAAAGAATGGTATAGAG CTTCAAGGAAAGAGGCTTGCTGTTGATCTTTCACTGGATCAAGATACACTCTTCTTTGGAAATCTTTGCAAAG AATGGAGtttagaagaatttgaggatttgATTCACAAG ACATTTAAAGATGTTGTTTCAGTTGACCTTCCAATGGCTTTGAACCCTAGTTCTTCAAGCAAAAGGCATCAAAATAGAGGCTTTGCATTTGTGCGATTTTCTTCTCATGCA GCTGCAGCACGAGTAGTCCGCATTGGTTCCAGAACAGATTTTCTGCTCGGTGGTATTTTGCATCCTGCAATAAATTGGGCCGAGAAGGAGTCTCATGTGGATGCTGATGAAATGGCCAAG ATTAAGACCGCTTTTGTTGGGAATCTACCAGAAAATGTTAATGAAGATTATTTGAAAAAGCTTTTTGAACAGTTTGGGGAG GTAGCACGTGTTGCTATCTCAAGAAAAGGACAATATCCGGTTGGATTTATTCAGTTCTCCAGTCGTCCA GAGCTTGACAATGCAATAGAAGAAATGGATGGTAAAACAGTGAGAGGACCTGATAGAGGACCAGCTTTCAAGATCCAG GTGTCAGTTGCTCGACCTGCAGCTGAAAACGATAAGAAGCGAACTCGTGAAGAAGTGAAAACTAGGAGCTCAAATTTATCAAGAGACAGGCCAGATTATTCTTATGGAAGATATGGGCATGATTCACCTGATCGTCGAACCAAAGCTCCAAGACCATCTAATGAT GTGGCTGATATCACTGACCCCTATGAATCAGCTGTTATTTCACTACCGTCAGCTGTCAAGGAACTCTTACTTCGTATTTTACGTCTTGGAATCGGTACTCGTTATGAT ATTGACATCCATTGCGTAAAGAGCCTCAATGATCTTCCTGAATCATCTGCTGTTGCCATCCTTAATCAG TTTTTGATATCAGGTGGAGATAAACGTAATAAAGGAGACTATTTTGCTTCATTAATTTCTAAG CACCAGGCCGAGACCTTTGGCTTAGCACACTCATTGCATGGTGCTGCTTATTTGCCCAGAAATCCTGAAGTACAGAACAAGCGATTCCCACATGATGACTATGATTACATGGCTTCCGG GAGCAGTAGATACAGCCCCTCAGGCCATTATCCTTCCTCCTATTATGTTCACGACTCACCAGTATCTCAGACAAGGATTAGAAGATATGCTGAAGAAAGACCCGCTGTTGTAAGATACCCAGAGCCAAGAGCACGACAAGAAGAAATGGCTAGCATCAGAAGATACCCAGAACCAATATTAACACATGAATCAAGACACAACACTGGAAAGCATCTAGATCGAAGATACATACAGGAACAGAGTTCAAGTTTTGATAGATCTGCCGAAGAAGCTGTTTTGTCTAGGGAAAGAAGATTTGTGCCTGCTGCAGGGTACAACACAGACGTAGGCCCAGAATTCTGCTCCAGGTCCTCTGCTGAATATTCTGCTGAACGGCAACAAGTAAGGTTTGATCCCTTCACAGGGGAGCCTTACAAGTTTGATCCCTTCACCGGGGAGCCCATCAGATCAGAACCAAACCAGCGGCGGTCAGGAAGCTTGTACTGA